AGGTTGGAGAACTAGAAGTAGGTCTAATTGTAGATGCTGCGAATGATGTGTTAGACATATCGCCAGACATGATTGAGCCTCAACCGGACGTGGTTGGTTCTATTGAAAATACCTTTATTGAAGGTGTAGCAAAAATCGACCGCCGCTTATTAGTCCTTCTCAACCTAGAACAAGTGTTGCATCCAGTGAAGCAGGACGTCTAATATGGGTTTTCAACTGAAAATAACGTCCTTTCATTTAGATGTGTTAAAAGAAGTGGGGAACATAGGAGCGGCACATGCTGCTACTTCCCTTTCTTCTCTTTTAGGGAAGAAAATCGATATGGTTGTACCAAAAGTAGAAATGGTTTCCTTTGACGACATGATGGAGTTAGCGGGAGGACCAGACGAAATAGTTGTTGGAATTTATTTACGAATTGAAGGAGATGCTTCCGGCGGAATGTTTTTCGTTTTGCCGATTCCTCAAGCAAATCGCTTCATTCAACGTCTTATTCATGACGACTCTTTCGATTTTGAGAAACCACCATTATCTGAATTGGGATTATCCGCCATGCAAGAACTTGGAAATATTTTATCCGGCTCCTATTTATCGGCATTGTCGGACTTTACAAAACTAAATCTCTATCCAACACCACCGGCATTAACTGTGGATATG
The Paenisporosarcina cavernae genome window above contains:
- a CDS encoding chemotaxis protein CheC, whose translation is MGFQLKITSFHLDVLKEVGNIGAAHAATSLSSLLGKKIDMVVPKVEMVSFDDMMELAGGPDEIVVGIYLRIEGDASGGMFFVLPIPQANRFIQRLIHDDSFDFEKPPLSELGLSAMQELGNILSGSYLSALSDFTKLNLYPTPPALTVDMVGAIISFGLVELSAVSDYAIVIDTSIFEEDLEEEVKGHFFLLPDPDSFQVIFSSLGVE